Proteins co-encoded in one Natronorubrum daqingense genomic window:
- a CDS encoding NAD+ synthase translates to MNANVETVDSASVELAGTSFLTDRSRLEAVRSRVVSDIRTSVEDASAEGVVVAMSGGIDSTVTTALAVDAVGSDSVLGLGLPCHKTEHVDVSDARTIADGLGIEFEERSLRPMLEAFEETVVGSLESWTDETDADRPRERNHAIGNVIARLRMCCAYYAANRQRRLVLGTANRSELLLGYFTKYGDGAADTYPIGDLYKTEVRALAKRIGVPKRIVSKEPTAGFWAAQTDADELGATYDTIDPLLHQLVDENTSITDAADALGIDRQTARSIAWLCTETRHKRKMPQTPGIADRPLV, encoded by the coding sequence ATCGTTCCTAACGGACCGTTCGAGACTCGAGGCTGTACGGTCTCGGGTCGTCAGCGACATTCGGACGTCCGTCGAGGACGCGAGCGCAGAGGGCGTCGTCGTCGCGATGAGCGGCGGAATCGACTCGACCGTGACGACCGCACTCGCCGTCGACGCGGTCGGAAGCGACAGCGTGCTCGGTCTCGGTCTACCGTGTCACAAAACTGAGCACGTCGACGTCAGCGACGCTCGAACCATTGCGGACGGACTGGGAATCGAGTTCGAAGAACGTAGCCTTCGGCCGATGCTCGAGGCGTTCGAGGAGACGGTCGTCGGTTCGCTCGAGTCCTGGACGGACGAGACCGACGCTGATCGCCCTCGCGAGCGAAATCACGCGATCGGCAACGTGATCGCGCGCTTGCGGATGTGCTGTGCGTACTACGCGGCAAATCGCCAACGGCGGCTTGTCCTCGGAACGGCGAACCGTTCGGAGCTGTTGCTGGGGTACTTCACCAAATACGGCGACGGCGCGGCCGATACGTATCCGATCGGTGACCTCTATAAAACTGAAGTTCGCGCACTTGCAAAGCGAATCGGCGTTCCAAAACGGATCGTCAGTAAGGAGCCGACCGCTGGATTCTGGGCGGCACAGACTGACGCCGACGAGCTGGGTGCGACCTACGACACCATCGATCCGCTGCTTCACCAGCTCGTCGATGAAAACACCTCGATCACGGATGCCGCAGACGCGCTCGGAATCGATCGGCAAACGGCCCGGTCGATCGCGTGGCTCTGTACTGAAACACGGCACAAACGCAAAATGCCACAGACACCCGGTATCGCGGATCGTCCGCTCGTGTAA
- a CDS encoding winged helix-turn-helix transcriptional regulator has translation MAQTDGENIEDLPPSAKLVFKVLEYDGPLTQKQIVEESMLSARTVRYALERLEDIGIVDEDIYFADARQSLYRIEEPVAADGNGVEESPKKDACCAE, from the coding sequence ATGGCACAGACCGACGGGGAGAACATCGAAGATTTGCCACCGAGTGCCAAACTCGTCTTCAAGGTACTCGAGTACGATGGTCCGTTGACCCAAAAGCAGATCGTCGAAGAGTCGATGTTGTCTGCCCGAACCGTTCGCTACGCACTCGAGCGGCTAGAGGACATTGGAATCGTCGACGAAGATATTTACTTTGCTGACGCCCGACAGAGCCTCTATCGGATCGAGGAACCCGTCGCGGCCGACGGAAACGGCGTCGAGGAGTCACCGAAGAAGGACGCCTGCTGCGCCGAATAA